A stretch of Haladaptatus cibarius D43 DNA encodes these proteins:
- the ggt gene encoding gamma-glutamyltransferase, with product MTKPDLDRFTSRRSTAYAPNGIVATSQPLAAQAGVSILQEGGNAFDAAVATAAALNVVEPTSTGLGGDVFALYRTADGEVGAMRSCGGAPADATIENVRSAIETHDDPTEWYPENRGYAVDDTDDTDDLGMPFLGPHAVTVPGTARGWEATVERLGNCSLGETLQPAIDYAIGGYPVSEVIASHWTGAESLFTSDHAREAFLEDGDAPKVGETMTLPRLGESLRRIAEEGADVLYEGDIAEKIAEEVQSQGGFLTVDDLTEFEPEFIDPVSTTYRGAEIFELPPNNQGLIALEALNIAEEIGAGDHPLDSPERVHSFAEAMKLAFHDGHRYITDPEYEEIPPLASDSWAKKRAEHVGETANHDVSFGVPDAHAEDADTVLLCVADDEGNVVSYINSRFAGFGSGLVAGDTGIALQNRGASFSLDPDHPNSLEPGKRPFHTLVPALVKFGEDDWAAFGVMGGYMQPQGHAQVISNIVDYDMPLQAALDYPRWRYREEGTLAVEGRTDGNLSSKLVRKGHDVRVLPPSLFGGAQIVRNENGVISGATEPRKDGTATGY from the coding sequence CGGCGCAGGCAGGCGTCTCTATTCTTCAGGAGGGGGGCAACGCGTTCGACGCCGCAGTCGCCACCGCCGCGGCACTCAACGTCGTCGAACCGACGAGCACCGGACTTGGCGGAGACGTATTCGCACTCTATCGAACCGCAGACGGCGAGGTCGGCGCGATGCGAAGTTGCGGCGGTGCGCCCGCCGACGCGACCATCGAAAACGTTCGTTCCGCCATCGAAACCCACGACGACCCGACGGAATGGTATCCGGAAAACCGCGGCTATGCAGTCGATGACACCGACGACACGGACGACCTCGGAATGCCGTTTCTCGGTCCGCACGCGGTAACTGTTCCCGGAACTGCGCGGGGGTGGGAGGCGACTGTCGAACGACTCGGAAACTGTTCGCTCGGTGAGACGCTCCAACCTGCTATCGACTACGCAATCGGTGGCTACCCCGTCTCGGAAGTTATCGCATCCCACTGGACTGGTGCGGAGAGCCTCTTTACCTCCGACCACGCGCGGGAAGCATTTTTGGAAGACGGCGATGCTCCCAAAGTCGGCGAAACGATGACACTGCCGCGACTCGGCGAAAGCCTTCGCCGAATCGCGGAGGAGGGTGCGGACGTGCTGTACGAAGGCGACATCGCCGAGAAAATTGCGGAAGAAGTGCAGTCACAGGGCGGCTTCCTGACGGTGGACGACCTCACCGAGTTCGAACCCGAGTTCATCGACCCGGTTTCGACGACGTATCGAGGAGCCGAGATTTTCGAACTCCCGCCGAACAATCAGGGACTCATCGCCCTCGAAGCGCTCAACATCGCCGAGGAAATCGGTGCGGGTGACCACCCACTCGATTCGCCGGAGCGCGTTCACTCCTTCGCGGAAGCGATGAAACTCGCCTTCCACGACGGTCACCGATACATCACCGACCCGGAATACGAGGAAATCCCGCCGCTCGCCTCCGATTCGTGGGCGAAAAAACGGGCGGAACACGTCGGTGAAACGGCGAACCACGACGTGAGCTTCGGTGTTCCGGATGCCCACGCGGAAGACGCCGACACCGTCCTGCTCTGCGTTGCGGACGACGAGGGCAACGTCGTTTCCTACATCAACTCCCGATTCGCCGGATTTGGCTCGGGACTCGTCGCTGGCGACACCGGAATTGCCCTCCAAAATCGCGGGGCGTCGTTCTCGCTCGACCCAGACCATCCGAACAGCCTCGAACCCGGAAAGCGACCGTTTCACACGCTCGTTCCCGCACTCGTCAAATTCGGCGAAGACGACTGGGCCGCCTTCGGCGTGATGGGCGGGTACATGCAACCACAGGGCCACGCGCAGGTCATCTCGAACATCGTGGATTACGACATGCCGCTACAGGCCGCGCTGGACTACCCGCGCTGGCGCTACCGAGAAGAAGGGACGCTCGCAGTCGAAGGACGAACTGACGGCAATCTCTCGTCGAAACTCGTCCGAAAAGGACACGACGTGCGAGTGCTTCCGCCGTCGCTCTTTGGCGGCGCGCAAATCGTGCGAAACGAAAACGGCGTGATCTCCGGCGCAACCGAACCGAGAAAAGACGGGACTGCAACCGGTTACTGA